A section of the Prionailurus bengalensis isolate Pbe53 chromosome C2, Fcat_Pben_1.1_paternal_pri, whole genome shotgun sequence genome encodes:
- the LCN6 gene encoding epididymal-specific lipocalin-6, which yields MGSVPLTALLTSVSAPCAQAVWLGRLDPRQLLGSWYVLAVASGEKGFAVEKATKNIEGVVVTLTAENNLKMLSSRHSEGGCDVGTVLLRRQNSGWVFENPSLGVLDYRVLGTNFRDYAIVFTQLEFKDEAFSTVELYSRTELASQEAVRLFTRWSRGLGFLSQQQAALQRDRECPPGPPHAQEPAHFRWSRGPSRSHHLCAQGLPGKLASRASPRILHPSALQL from the exons ATGGGGAGCGTCCCGCTCACTGCTCTTCTGACGTCGGTCTCAGCGCCTTGCGCCCAGGCTGTGTGGCTGGGAAGGCTGGACCCGAGGCAG ctTCTGGGGTCCTGGTACGTTCTCGCCGTGGCCTCCGGTGAGAAGGGCTTTGCGGTGGAGAAGGCCACGAAGAACATCGAGGGTGTCGTGGTGACCCTTACTGcagaaaacaatctgaaaatgctgTCCTCCAGACACAG tgagggagg GTGTGACGTGGGCACGGTGTTGCTGCGGAGACAGAACTCTGGATGGGTGTTTGAGAACCCCT CCCTGGGCGTGTTAGACTACCGGGTACTGGGCACCAACTTCAGGGACTACGCCATCGTCTTCACCCAGCTGGAGTTCAAGGACGAGGCCTTCAGCACCGTGGAGCTCTACA GTCGCACGGAGCTGGCCAGCCAGGAGGCCGTGCGCCTCTTCACCAGGTGGAGCAGGGGCCTGGGCTTCCTGTCCCAGCAGCAGGCCGCGCTGCAGCGGGACCGTGAGTGTCCCCCGGGGCCGCCCCATGCCCAAGAACCGGCTCACTTCCGCTGGTCTCGGGGACCCTCCCGGTCTCA TCACCTGTGTGCACAAGGCCTTCCAGGTAAGCTGGCTTCCCGAGCATCACCCCGCATCCTACACCCCAGTGCTCTGCAGCTGTGA